The Salinibaculum sp. SYNS191 genome has a window encoding:
- a CDS encoding bacteriohemerythrin: MASGSESMFIEWDDERYSTAIERFDEQHQHLFGLLNDLHVAMDEGRSEEEVGDILRELERYTEYHFGDEEEFMQDCGYSMDCADCFYNHREKHEEFAEKVSELREKHEDGEYITMEVLMFARDWLDSHIAGGNQDQNYGDYYRENIDDDYEYEPGKLNKNREVEAAHPEALQEDTSTADLEATLGSDILSGGALSVPEGPMAAWVERVFDKYGDRTAVRRPELEAGYDRTFDQFRERARSVAAGLLDAGLEPGDRVGIHADPRYEWSVVDMACHMAGLVSVPVSTLYGNERARHVIADAGVDVLLAERTLPVAVEQAVERVFTIDDLPTGDRARLPGFDRDPDDVATIVYKLGTDKHPRGCALTHRNLLAGVGMLDSRLPLDAGGTGTCFLPLAHIYQRLSTYYLWGTGNAVAYINTDAFKEQLQTVQPDVLVGVPQAYGRLHDAIRDRMSEMGGAKKFLANDVARSYGAAMKPGESASSRLSIKHSMAERTVFSTLREEFGLANVEYALTGTDSIDDDIVEFFWGFGLPLTEVYESTELTGLATMTAPDDHRTDTVGTPFPGTDVALAEDGEVLVRGPGVMAGYWNDEEATAYAIRDGWYHTGDLGEFDDEGSLRIVGAK; this comes from the coding sequence ATGGCATCCGGGTCGGAGAGCATGTTTATCGAGTGGGACGACGAGCGCTATAGCACCGCCATCGAGCGGTTCGACGAGCAACACCAGCACCTCTTCGGACTCCTGAACGACCTCCACGTGGCGATGGACGAGGGCCGGTCCGAGGAGGAGGTCGGCGACATCCTCCGGGAACTCGAACGCTACACCGAGTACCACTTCGGCGACGAGGAGGAGTTCATGCAGGACTGCGGCTACTCCATGGACTGTGCGGACTGTTTCTACAACCACCGGGAGAAACACGAGGAGTTCGCCGAGAAAGTGAGCGAACTCCGCGAGAAACACGAGGACGGCGAGTACATCACGATGGAGGTGCTGATGTTCGCCCGCGACTGGCTGGACTCCCACATCGCCGGCGGCAACCAGGACCAGAACTACGGCGACTACTACAGGGAGAACATAGACGACGACTACGAGTACGAGCCGGGCAAGCTCAACAAGAACCGCGAGGTCGAGGCAGCCCACCCCGAGGCGCTCCAGGAGGACACGTCGACGGCGGACCTGGAGGCCACCCTCGGGAGCGACATCCTCTCCGGTGGCGCGCTGTCGGTGCCCGAGGGCCCGATGGCCGCCTGGGTCGAGCGGGTCTTCGACAAGTACGGCGACCGGACGGCCGTGCGCCGGCCCGAACTGGAGGCGGGGTACGACCGGACGTTCGACCAGTTCCGGGAGCGCGCCCGGAGCGTCGCCGCCGGCCTGCTGGACGCCGGGCTGGAACCCGGCGACCGGGTCGGCATCCACGCCGACCCCCGCTACGAGTGGTCAGTCGTCGACATGGCCTGTCACATGGCCGGTCTGGTCTCCGTGCCCGTCTCGACGCTGTACGGCAACGAGCGCGCCCGCCACGTCATCGCCGACGCCGGCGTCGACGTCCTCCTCGCGGAGCGGACCCTGCCGGTCGCAGTCGAACAGGCGGTCGAGCGGGTCTTCACCATCGACGACCTGCCGACGGGCGACCGCGCACGGCTCCCCGGGTTCGACCGCGACCCCGACGACGTTGCGACCATCGTCTACAAGCTCGGGACGGACAAGCACCCGCGTGGCTGTGCGCTCACCCACAGGAACCTGCTCGCGGGCGTCGGGATGCTCGACAGCCGGCTGCCGCTGGATGCCGGCGGCACGGGAACCTGCTTCCTGCCGCTGGCGCACATCTACCAGCGCCTGTCCACGTACTACCTCTGGGGGACGGGCAACGCCGTCGCGTACATCAACACCGACGCGTTCAAAGAGCAACTTCAGACCGTCCAGCCGGACGTGCTGGTCGGCGTGCCACAGGCGTACGGGCGGCTCCACGACGCCATCCGCGACCGCATGAGCGAGATGGGCGGCGCGAAGAAGTTCCTCGCTAACGACGTCGCCCGGAGCTACGGGGCGGCGATGAAGCCCGGCGAGAGCGCGTCCTCGCGGCTCTCGATAAAGCACTCCATGGCCGAGCGGACCGTGTTCTCGACGCTGCGCGAGGAGTTCGGCCTGGCGAACGTGGAGTACGCGCTGACCGGGACCGACAGCATCGACGACGACATCGTGGAGTTCTTCTGGGGGTTCGGCCTCCCGCTGACCGAGGTGTACGAGTCCACCGAACTCACCGGACTCGCCACGATGACCGCGCCCGACGACCACCGGACGGACACCGTCGGGACGCCGTTCCCCGGCACCGACGTGGCCCTGGCGGAGGACGGCGAAGTGCTCGTCCGCGGCCCCGGCGTCATGGCCGGCTACTGGAACGACGAGGAGGCGACGGCCTACGCGATTCGCGACGGCTGGTACCACACCGGCGACCTCGGCGAGTTCGACGACGAGGGCTCGCTGCGTATCGTCGGCGCGAAGTAG
- a CDS encoding metal-dependent hydrolase gives MMATTHALYGMAAGAVTLATVPEYAPVAMLVGYVAGFLPDLDAYAEHRRTLHFPVYFSVLAVPATLLAALWPTLASVSLATALVALAAHSVMDAGGGGLSLRPWVEQPDRAVYSHYHGRWVAPRRFVAYDGAPSDLVLALAAGLPLLAVTAGSVRLLVVATLVFSGVYVLVRKRLVEIVTVAIRYTPRRLLVLVPRRFDELVDGE, from the coding sequence ATGATGGCGACGACGCACGCGCTGTACGGGATGGCCGCCGGAGCGGTGACGCTGGCGACCGTCCCGGAGTACGCCCCGGTGGCGATGCTCGTCGGCTACGTGGCCGGCTTCCTCCCGGACCTCGACGCCTACGCCGAGCACCGCCGGACGCTGCACTTCCCGGTGTACTTCTCCGTCCTCGCGGTCCCGGCCACCCTGCTCGCCGCCCTCTGGCCGACGCTGGCGTCCGTGTCGCTGGCCACCGCTCTCGTCGCCCTGGCCGCGCACTCGGTGATGGACGCCGGCGGCGGCGGGCTCTCGCTGCGGCCCTGGGTCGAACAGCCTGACCGCGCGGTGTACTCGCACTACCACGGCCGGTGGGTCGCACCCCGGCGGTTCGTCGCGTACGACGGTGCGCCCTCGGACCTGGTGCTGGCCCTGGCCGCTGGCCTCCCGTTGCTTGCGGTCACCGCCGGGTCCGTCCGTCTGCTCGTCGTCGCCACGCTCGTCTTCTCCGGCGTGTACGTCCTCGTCCGCAAACGCCTCGTCGAAATCGTCACCGTTGCCATCCGGTACACGCCGCGGCGTCTGCTCGTGCTGGTGCCGCGGCGGTTCGACGAACTGGTCGACGGCGAATAG
- the rbcL gene encoding type III ribulose-bisphosphate carboxylase, which produces MGITYDDFLDLDYDPTETDLVCEFYVEPAADMDWDDAASRVASESSNGTWAELQVEGSIRDLSATACDIDEDSGTVTVAYPDALFEPGNMPQVLSCIAGNILGMKAVDRIRLLDCDWPEQLATSFPGPQFGTSVKSELLDAGERPITATVPKPKVGLSTDQHAQIGYEAWTGGLDLLKDDENLTDQAFNPFEDRLTESLAQRDRAEDETGETKSYLLNVTASGTEMLERVDLAAEHGCEFVMVDVVTTGWAAVQQVRERCERHGLAIHAHRAMHAAFDRVPTHGVSMRVLAQVARLCGVDHIHTGTAGLGKLENEDTPGINEWLHGELYGLNDVLPMASGGLHPGLVPALLDALGTNIGVQAGGGVHGHPDGTHAGAKALRRAVEAAAAGEPIADAAEDTPELATAIDKWGTETPR; this is translated from the coding sequence ATGGGCATCACCTACGACGACTTCCTGGACCTCGACTACGACCCGACGGAGACGGACCTCGTCTGCGAGTTCTACGTCGAACCGGCCGCGGACATGGACTGGGACGACGCCGCCAGCCGCGTCGCCTCCGAATCCTCAAACGGCACCTGGGCGGAACTCCAGGTCGAGGGGTCCATCCGGGACCTCTCGGCGACGGCGTGTGACATCGACGAGGACAGCGGCACCGTCACCGTCGCGTATCCCGACGCGCTGTTCGAACCGGGCAACATGCCCCAGGTACTGTCCTGCATCGCGGGGAACATCCTCGGGATGAAGGCCGTCGACCGCATCCGCCTGCTGGACTGTGACTGGCCCGAGCAACTCGCCACCTCGTTCCCCGGCCCGCAGTTCGGGACGAGCGTCAAATCTGAACTTCTCGACGCCGGCGAGCGCCCCATCACGGCGACAGTCCCCAAGCCGAAGGTGGGGCTGTCGACCGACCAGCACGCGCAAATCGGCTACGAGGCCTGGACGGGCGGGCTGGACCTGCTGAAGGACGACGAGAACCTCACCGACCAGGCGTTCAACCCCTTCGAGGACCGCCTCACCGAGAGCCTGGCCCAGCGCGACCGGGCCGAGGACGAGACCGGCGAGACCAAAAGCTACCTGCTTAACGTGACCGCGTCCGGCACAGAGATGCTCGAACGGGTGGACCTGGCGGCCGAACACGGCTGCGAGTTCGTCATGGTCGACGTCGTGACGACTGGCTGGGCCGCCGTCCAGCAGGTCCGCGAACGCTGTGAGCGACACGGGCTGGCAATCCACGCCCACCGCGCGATGCACGCCGCCTTCGACCGGGTGCCGACCCACGGCGTCTCGATGCGCGTGCTCGCGCAGGTGGCGCGTCTCTGCGGCGTCGACCACATCCACACCGGGACGGCGGGCCTTGGCAAACTCGAAAACGAGGACACGCCGGGCATCAACGAGTGGCTCCACGGTGAACTGTACGGTCTGAACGACGTGCTCCCGATGGCCTCCGGTGGACTCCACCCGGGCCTGGTTCCGGCGCTGCTCGACGCACTCGGGACGAACATCGGCGTCCAGGCCGGCGGGGGCGTCCACGGTCACCCCGACGGAACCCACGCCGGGGCGAAGGCGCTGCGGCGGGCCGTCGAGGCTGCCGCTGCCGGCGAGCCGATAGCGGACGCCGCCGAAGACACGCCCGAACTCGCCACCGCTATCGACAAGTGGGGGACTGAGACGCCGCGGTAG
- a CDS encoding carbohydrate kinase family protein has translation MTRVLCAGHVNWDVTLRVDSLPAPDGEAAITGQTHAGGGSASNTAVTMESLGVDSALLGSVGEDDYGRLAREELTAAGVDCSHLQRTIGETTVKYLVVDDRGEVMVLANDGVNESFRAADAPDSLLDSVDHVHLTSQRLETAEMLAERARDAGATVSFAPGRRLDERDYRSVAATADYLFLNEREAETAAEEGLLAAGDGVTVITRGEDGGEVRASSRRTHSGYDVEPVDTTGAGDAFAAGFLAAVLNGEDDDDALAVANAAGALAAKSIGARTHVSWADIEDLRE, from the coding sequence GTGACGCGGGTGCTCTGTGCCGGCCACGTCAACTGGGACGTGACACTCCGGGTCGACTCACTGCCCGCCCCCGACGGCGAGGCGGCGATTACGGGACAGACCCACGCGGGCGGCGGCAGCGCCTCGAACACCGCCGTCACGATGGAGAGTCTGGGCGTGGATTCCGCCCTCCTCGGGAGCGTCGGCGAGGACGACTACGGCCGCCTCGCGCGCGAGGAACTCACCGCCGCAGGGGTCGACTGTTCGCACCTCCAGCGGACCATCGGCGAGACGACGGTGAAGTACCTCGTCGTCGACGACCGCGGCGAGGTGATGGTCCTCGCCAACGACGGCGTCAACGAGTCGTTTCGGGCCGCAGATGCTCCCGACTCTCTCCTCGACTCGGTCGACCACGTCCACCTGACGAGCCAGCGCCTGGAAACTGCCGAGATGCTGGCCGAGCGCGCCCGCGACGCCGGTGCCACGGTCAGTTTCGCGCCGGGCCGCCGCCTCGACGAGCGCGACTACCGCTCCGTCGCTGCCACCGCGGACTACCTCTTCCTGAACGAGCGCGAGGCCGAGACGGCGGCCGAGGAGGGACTGCTGGCTGCCGGCGACGGCGTCACCGTCATCACCCGGGGCGAAGACGGCGGCGAGGTCCGAGCCTCCAGCCGGCGGACTCACTCCGGGTACGACGTCGAACCGGTCGACACGACCGGTGCAGGCGACGCGTTCGCCGCGGGCTTCCTGGCTGCGGTGCTGAACGGCGAGGACGACGACGACGCGCTGGCCGTCGCCAACGCCGCCGGGGCGCTGGCGGCCAAGTCCATCGGCGCGCGGACCCACGTTTCGTGGGCGGATATCGAGGACCTGCGCGAGTGA
- a CDS encoding ribose 1,5-bisphosphate isomerase, which translates to MGTGEVSDDVVETAAEIAEMDIRGAATIARAAADALQTQAVESTATDVQTLDAELRTAARRLNATRPTAVSLPNALRYVLERAGGSDVESYRESVVTATGDLRERLESAQADLGRVGANRLRDGDTIMTHCHSTAVLSVVEAARDRGLDLSAVVKETRPREQGRITARQLRELGVPVTYIVDSAAHRYLDEVDHVCVGADSIAADGTVVNKIGTNGLAVSARERGVEVVVAAQTLKLDPATLSGHNVDIEFREETEILGPEERDDIGDIEVVNPAFDATPPRYIDAIVTEEGQFPPESIVTLMRDLYGTHPSAPWEDER; encoded by the coding sequence ATGGGCACAGGCGAGGTCAGCGACGACGTGGTCGAGACGGCGGCGGAGATAGCGGAGATGGACATTCGGGGTGCGGCGACGATAGCGCGCGCCGCCGCGGACGCGCTGCAGACGCAGGCCGTCGAGAGCACCGCCACCGACGTGCAGACGCTCGACGCGGAGCTTCGAACCGCCGCGCGGCGGCTCAACGCCACGCGCCCGACGGCCGTGAGCCTCCCGAACGCGCTCCGGTACGTCCTCGAACGGGCCGGCGGGAGCGATGTCGAGAGCTACCGTGAGTCCGTCGTGACAGCGACCGGGGACCTCAGAGAGCGGCTGGAGAGCGCGCAGGCGGACCTGGGTCGCGTCGGTGCGAACCGGTTGCGCGACGGCGACACCATCATGACACACTGTCACTCGACGGCCGTGCTCTCGGTCGTCGAGGCCGCCCGTGACCGGGGGCTGGACCTGTCGGCGGTCGTCAAGGAGACCCGCCCGCGCGAACAGGGGCGTATCACGGCCCGACAGCTCCGCGAACTGGGCGTCCCCGTCACCTACATCGTCGACAGCGCCGCCCACCGGTACCTCGACGAGGTCGACCACGTCTGCGTCGGGGCCGACAGCATCGCCGCCGACGGGACAGTGGTCAACAAAATCGGCACGAACGGGCTGGCGGTCAGCGCCCGCGAGCGCGGCGTCGAGGTCGTCGTCGCCGCGCAGACGCTCAAACTCGACCCGGCGACGCTGTCCGGACACAACGTCGACATCGAGTTCCGCGAGGAGACGGAGATCCTTGGCCCGGAAGAGCGCGACGACATCGGCGACATCGAGGTCGTCAATCCCGCGTTCGACGCCACGCCGCCGCGCTATATCGATGCCATCGTCACCGAAGAGGGCCAGTTCCCGCCCGAGAGCATCGTCACGCTCATGCGCGACCTCTACGGCACTCATCCGTCCGCTCCCTGGGAGGACGAGCGGTGA
- a CDS encoding beta-ketoacyl-ACP reductase — translation MAVDDHSSMEDRTCLVTGSSKGIGRGIAENLGEHGADVVVNYRSSEAAANAVKDNIQESGGDAIAVQADVSNLDEVRAMYEDVQNAFGNIDVLVNNAGITVDKKFENMTREDWDRVVEVNLGGVFNCTKVCFEDIRQAHEGRLINISSVVGQQGNYGQANYATTKSGLFGFTRTLALELAREGSTANCVAPGFVKTDMLESVPDRVKENILERIPLNRFAEVEDVVSMVTFVAQEQSSYMTGQVLGVNGGMEW, via the coding sequence ATGGCAGTAGACGACCACTCATCCATGGAAGACCGCACCTGTCTGGTGACCGGTTCCTCGAAGGGAATCGGTCGCGGCATCGCGGAGAATCTGGGGGAACACGGCGCCGACGTCGTGGTCAACTATCGTTCCTCGGAGGCCGCGGCCAACGCGGTGAAAGACAACATCCAGGAGTCCGGGGGTGACGCAATCGCAGTCCAGGCGGACGTCTCCAACCTGGACGAGGTCCGTGCGATGTACGAAGATGTCCAGAACGCCTTCGGTAACATCGACGTACTCGTCAACAACGCGGGTATCACCGTCGACAAGAAGTTCGAGAACATGACCCGCGAGGACTGGGACCGCGTCGTGGAGGTGAATCTCGGCGGCGTCTTCAACTGCACGAAGGTCTGCTTCGAAGACATCCGGCAGGCCCACGAGGGCCGACTCATCAACATCTCAAGCGTCGTCGGCCAGCAGGGCAACTACGGGCAGGCCAACTACGCCACCACCAAGTCCGGCCTCTTCGGCTTCACGCGCACGCTCGCGCTGGAACTTGCCCGGGAAGGCTCCACAGCCAACTGCGTCGCGCCGGGCTTCGTCAAGACTGACATGCTCGAAAGCGTTCCCGACCGCGTCAAGGAGAATATCCTCGAGCGCATCCCCCTCAATCGCTTCGCGGAGGTGGAAGACGTGGTCAGTATGGTCACGTTCGTCGCACAGGAACAGTCCAGCTACATGACCGGCCAGGTCCTCGGCGTCAACGGGGGGATGGAGTGGTAA
- a CDS encoding thiolase domain-containing protein yields the protein MSRVPVAGVGMTKFGKSGERTAREMFAEAAGKAYDDAGIAPDDVDEVYYGNFMGEIAEQQGHSGPLAADAAGVTAPATRIESACASSGSAVRHGVNRIRNGDVDVVLVGGAERMTNLSTPEGTAGLAAAADALWEIKAGVTFPGAYSLMANRYFHEHGGSREDLANIAVKNHDNAVENPLAQFQRAIEVDDVLEAPMVCSPFGLFDCSPMSDGGSAALLVSEDYADDHGLGPDVAIIGTGQNGDRLALQDRVSMTRTPAAERAAAQAYADAGIGPDDVDVAEVHDCFTIAEVLALEALGFYEQGEGIKAATNGDTTIDGELPVNLSGGLKAKGHPVGATGGAQISELTKLLRGDHVNSDAVADAQIGLTHNAGGTVASCVVNVLEVVA from the coding sequence ATGAGCCGTGTTCCAGTCGCCGGCGTCGGCATGACGAAGTTCGGCAAGAGCGGCGAACGCACCGCCCGCGAGATGTTCGCCGAAGCCGCCGGCAAGGCATACGACGACGCCGGTATCGCGCCGGACGACGTCGACGAGGTGTACTACGGCAACTTCATGGGTGAAATCGCCGAACAACAGGGCCACTCTGGGCCCCTTGCCGCAGACGCGGCGGGCGTCACCGCTCCCGCCACGCGCATCGAGAGCGCCTGCGCATCCAGCGGCTCTGCCGTTCGCCACGGCGTCAACCGCATCCGCAACGGCGACGTCGATGTCGTCCTCGTCGGCGGCGCCGAACGCATGACCAACCTCTCCACGCCCGAGGGCACCGCCGGCCTCGCAGCCGCGGCGGACGCGCTGTGGGAAATAAAGGCCGGAGTAACCTTCCCCGGCGCGTACTCGCTGATGGCCAACCGCTACTTCCACGAACACGGCGGCTCCCGCGAGGACCTCGCCAACATCGCCGTCAAGAATCACGACAACGCCGTCGAAAACCCGCTCGCACAGTTCCAGCGAGCCATCGAGGTCGACGACGTCCTCGAAGCGCCGATGGTCTGTTCGCCCTTTGGCCTCTTCGACTGCTCGCCGATGAGCGACGGCGGCAGCGCCGCCTTGCTCGTCAGCGAAGACTACGCCGACGACCACGGCCTCGGACCCGACGTCGCCATTATCGGAACGGGGCAAAACGGCGACCGCCTCGCACTCCAGGACCGCGTCTCGATGACCAGGACGCCGGCAGCCGAGCGCGCGGCGGCGCAGGCTTACGCGGACGCGGGCATCGGCCCGGACGACGTCGACGTCGCGGAAGTCCACGACTGTTTCACCATCGCCGAGGTACTCGCCCTCGAAGCGCTGGGATTCTACGAACAGGGTGAAGGCATCAAGGCAGCCACCAACGGCGATACGACCATCGACGGCGAGTTGCCCGTCAACCTCTCGGGCGGTCTCAAGGCCAAGGGCCACCCGGTCGGCGCGACCGGCGGTGCACAGATTTCCGAATTGACCAAACTCCTGCGCGGTGACCACGTCAACAGCGACGCCGTTGCTGACGCACAAATCGGTCTCACCCACAACGCCGGTGGCACCGTCGCGAGTTGTGTGGTCAATGTTCTGGAGGTGGTCGCATGA
- a CDS encoding Zn-ribbon domain-containing OB-fold protein: MSDDDRVRDNGYDDFLDAVEEGEPYYLESPSGNGWLPPRQMDPETGERELTQQSLPETGEILTSTITNVAGPSFADDAPFVVAVAQFGPVRITGQVRGMDHDDVDIGQEVTIGVGKNETEGERLVVFEPA, encoded by the coding sequence ATGAGCGACGACGACAGAGTTCGCGACAACGGCTACGACGACTTCCTCGACGCCGTCGAGGAGGGTGAACCGTACTACCTGGAGAGCCCCAGCGGCAACGGCTGGCTCCCGCCACGACAGATGGACCCCGAAACCGGCGAGCGCGAGTTGACCCAACAGTCACTGCCAGAAACCGGTGAGATACTGACGTCGACGATTACGAACGTCGCCGGGCCGTCCTTCGCCGACGACGCACCCTTCGTCGTCGCGGTCGCACAGTTCGGCCCCGTCCGCATCACCGGCCAGGTCCGCGGCATGGACCACGACGACGTCGACATCGGCCAGGAAGTCACCATCGGCGTCGGCAAGAACGAGACGGAAGGCGAACGACTCGTCGTCTTCGAGCCGGCGTAA
- a CDS encoding methionine synthase has product MTGPREQFRPEDHPNDHFLMTTVVGSYPKPKWLHRSRDLYEDEDANFDAENFEEAKDDAARLITEEHERCGLDVVVDGEMRRNEMVEYFAHRIDGYDFNGRVKVWGHNYFDKPSVVDEVEYGEEWLVSEYEFTSEVADAPVKVPITGPYTLASWSFNEVYDDDAELAYELADLVNEEIEALVEAGARYIQIDEPALATTPDDHAIVGECLERIVADVPDDVRLGLHVCYGDYSRIYPEILDYPVHEYDLELVNGDFEQLDVFKEDEFTKDFAMGVVDVHVAEVESVEEIKDNIKKGLEVVPPERLTVSPDCGLKLLPRDVAYGKMENMVQAAREVEAELDAGEIDVGAPASADD; this is encoded by the coding sequence ATGACCGGCCCACGAGAGCAGTTCAGACCGGAGGACCACCCGAACGACCACTTCCTCATGACCACCGTCGTGGGGTCGTACCCCAAGCCCAAGTGGCTCCACCGCTCGCGGGACCTCTACGAGGACGAGGACGCCAACTTCGACGCGGAGAACTTCGAGGAAGCCAAGGACGACGCGGCGCGGCTCATCACCGAGGAACACGAGCGCTGCGGCCTCGACGTCGTGGTCGACGGCGAGATGCGCCGCAACGAGATGGTGGAGTATTTCGCCCACCGCATCGACGGCTACGACTTCAACGGCCGCGTGAAGGTCTGGGGACACAACTACTTCGACAAACCGAGCGTCGTCGACGAGGTCGAGTACGGCGAGGAGTGGCTCGTCTCCGAGTACGAGTTCACGTCCGAGGTCGCCGACGCCCCGGTCAAGGTGCCCATTACCGGCCCGTACACGCTCGCGTCCTGGTCGTTCAACGAGGTCTACGACGACGACGCGGAACTGGCCTACGAACTGGCCGACCTGGTCAACGAGGAGATCGAGGCCCTCGTCGAGGCCGGTGCCCGCTACATCCAGATCGACGAGCCCGCGCTCGCGACGACGCCGGACGACCACGCCATCGTCGGCGAGTGTCTGGAGCGCATCGTCGCGGACGTCCCCGACGACGTCCGCCTCGGCCTGCACGTCTGCTACGGCGACTACTCCCGCATCTACCCGGAGATTCTGGACTACCCGGTCCACGAGTACGACCTCGAACTCGTCAACGGCGACTTCGAGCAACTGGACGTGTTCAAAGAGGACGAGTTCACGAAGGACTTCGCGATGGGCGTCGTCGACGTCCACGTCGCGGAGGTCGAATCCGTCGAGGAAATCAAGGACAACATCAAGAAGGGACTGGAGGTCGTCCCGCCGGAGCGGCTGACCGTCAGCCCGGACTGTGGCCTGAAGCTCCTGCCACGCGACGTCGCCTACGGCAAGATGGAGAACATGGTCCAGGCCGCCCGCGAAGTGGAGGCGGAACTCGACGCCGGCGAAATCGACGTCGGTGCGCCCGCCAGCGCGGACGACTGA
- a CDS encoding 5-methyltetrahydropteroyltriglutamate--homocysteine methyltransferase — protein MTRVVATTPGLYPLPDWAKDDLSDLKGHQKDDLISGDESEAITEAYDRARSEVVERQQAAGLDRIVEGQLRWDDMLAHPLAVADSVDMRGIVRYYDNNNFYREPVVTGDLTATGDVAAELESASEQVDEGLQAVLPGPYSLADLATDDHYGDEAAFLDAIADFLADEAGQFPDVETLFLLEPSLVENPPGDGPDARASEAIDTVASAVDADVVAHTYWGALEEKVYAHLMDADVDAIGFDLVSDHDQNVYNVQEYGTKDDVALGLVDGQNTLVESPETIRERIDWFQEMTGDDYGTVYATSNTELFYLPVNKFEEKLDALANAADLEEVEA, from the coding sequence ATGACACGGGTAGTAGCGACGACACCCGGATTGTATCCGTTGCCCGACTGGGCGAAAGACGACCTCTCGGACCTGAAGGGGCACCAGAAGGACGACCTCATCAGTGGCGACGAGAGCGAGGCAATCACAGAGGCCTACGACCGCGCGCGCTCGGAGGTCGTCGAGCGCCAGCAGGCCGCCGGTCTGGACCGAATCGTCGAGGGCCAACTTCGCTGGGACGATATGCTCGCCCACCCGCTGGCCGTCGCCGACAGCGTCGACATGCGCGGCATCGTCCGGTACTACGACAACAACAACTTCTACCGCGAACCGGTCGTGACCGGCGACCTCACGGCGACCGGTGACGTCGCGGCGGAACTGGAGAGTGCCAGCGAGCAGGTCGACGAAGGCTTGCAGGCCGTCCTCCCCGGCCCGTACTCGCTCGCGGACCTGGCGACCGACGACCACTACGGCGACGAGGCCGCGTTCCTCGATGCCATCGCGGACTTCCTCGCCGACGAGGCCGGCCAGTTCCCCGACGTCGAGACGCTGTTCCTGCTGGAGCCCTCGCTCGTCGAGAACCCGCCCGGCGACGGTCCGGACGCCCGCGCGAGCGAGGCTATCGACACCGTCGCCAGCGCCGTCGACGCCGACGTCGTGGCCCACACCTACTGGGGCGCGCTGGAGGAGAAAGTCTACGCCCACCTAATGGACGCAGACGTCGACGCCATCGGCTTCGACCTCGTGAGCGACCACGACCAGAACGTCTACAACGTCCAGGAGTACGGGACGAAAGACGACGTGGCGCTCGGACTCGTCGACGGCCAGAACACGCTCGTGGAATCGCCGGAGACCATCCGCGAGCGCATCGACTGGTTCCAGGAGATGACCGGCGACGACTACGGGACCGTCTACGCCACCTCGAACACGGAGCTGTTCTACCTGCCAGTCAACAAGTTCGAGGAGAAACTGGACGCCCTTGCGAACGCTGCGGACCTGGAGGAGGTAGAAGCATGA